A stretch of the Erpetoichthys calabaricus chromosome 3, fErpCal1.3, whole genome shotgun sequence genome encodes the following:
- the tmem81 gene encoding transmembrane protein 81: MMGLLKVVSCWSVLECVFLGWHIAMLTHRCHTVYANSVTIPPDLPSVSAEVIVNSTECSHTCGLGLQVDVVCTIAMDGKHEKCEERNVECVINWVCGLTSFTATVGSRQVLDCVSNVINFFGKFKFIFTWRYARGIVTTDDAYFKRYETKTVEKLVLNPVKETDAGTYRCDVQSSSYKMVQRAYFAVKVLPPNMVYLDYDQWLLASREKEIKQSSPKSIFPWRRKVVKPTSEPDLNDLKLKLAIYSLCGTVAGAIIICLVLAYVNRDLPDLKKNQK, translated from the coding sequence ATGATGGGTTTGCTGAAAGTAGTGAGCTGCTGGAGTGTTCTTGAGTGTGTATTTCTAGGGTGGCACATCGCAATGCTCACTCACCGATGTCACACCGTGTATGCCAACTCAGTCACCATACCACCCGATTTGCCCTCAGTCTCTGCAGAAGTGATAGTGAACAGCACTGAATGCAGCCACACTTGCGGCCTAGGTCTCCAGGTAGATGTAGTGTGCACTATTGCAATGGACGGCAAACATGAAAAGTGTGAAGAGAGGAATGTGGAATGCGTCATCAACTGGGTGTGTGGCCTGACTAGCTTTACTGCCACAGTTGGCTCCCGGCAGGTGCTGGATTGTGTAAGTAATGTTATCAACTTTTTTGGCAAATTTAAATTTATCTTCACGTGGAGGTATGCCCGTGGTATTGTCACCACTGACGATGCTTACTTCAAGCGCTACGAGACCAAAACAGTGGAGAAGTTGGTCCTCAATCCTGTTAAGGAGACAGATGCAGGTACATATCGCTGCGATGTTCAGTCTAGTTCTTACAAAATGGTCCAAAGGGCCTATTTTGCAGTCAAGGTGTTGCCTCCAAATATGGTGTATCTGGACTATGATCAGTGGCTCTTAGCTTCAAGGGAGAAGGAAATCAAACAATCAAGCCCCAAATCAATTTTTCCATGGCGAAGAAAGGTCGTCAAGCCTACCTCAGAGCCTGACTTAAATGATCTCAAGTTAAAACTCGCCATTTATAGTCTGTGTGGAACAGTGGCAGGGGCAATCATCATTTGTTTGGTCCTAGCTTATGTCAACCGAGATTTAccagatttgaaaaaaaatcagaaatga